A single Kiritimatiellales bacterium DNA region contains:
- a CDS encoding phage protein Gp36 family protein: protein MAFLTIPELKTHLYNENVEVISRQDDTIVQAAIDAAISEAKGYLPAYDIAATFNASGKNRNALLLTFVKDIATWHFLVLCNAGVELQLRQDRYERAIAWLKAVQKGDISADLPAKPGGGDGGTGTIIYGSNPKKVQHF, encoded by the coding sequence ATGGCATTTTTAACAATTCCCGAATTAAAAACTCATCTCTACAATGAAAATGTGGAGGTGATCAGTCGCCAGGACGATACCATCGTGCAGGCGGCAATTGATGCGGCAATCTCGGAGGCAAAGGGCTATCTGCCTGCTTACGATATTGCGGCAACTTTCAACGCCAGCGGCAAGAATCGCAATGCGCTGCTGCTCACCTTTGTCAAAGACATCGCCACCTGGCATTTTCTTGTTTTATGCAATGCCGGCGTGGAGCTGCAACTGCGGCAGGATCGCTACGAGCGCGCAATTGCCTGGTTGAAGGCGGTGCAGAAAGGCGACATCTCCGCCGACCTGCCGGCGAAACCCGGCGGCGGCGATGGCGGAACCGGGACAATTATTTACGGAAGTAACCCGAAAAAAGTTCAACATTTTTAA
- a CDS encoding HK97 family phage prohead protease, protein MKKTFVLHDESVNTYGIRLLTSGANLEEFRKNPVMLLNHNDWSMPIGRWENIRVEGGKILADPVFDDQDVTGREVKGKVERDFIRAASIGAWPPEEVNDDLTLKLEGQTGPTVTKWTLREASIVTIPANHNALVFYDRQTGKPIDLTDAGELIRLFDNPELKFNKNKILKMKELTKILNLADNATESAVAEAVRQVIADRDRLKVENTTLSDRIDAVNKAEKEARKTEATALVDAAIKDGRLDAKAKESTLKLFDADHDSAKSLVENLPKRPKVTKQIEQSEGADAVELADLQKKSWSEIDKENKLSLLKEKYPDLYAVKFKDRFGVEVKND, encoded by the coding sequence ATGAAAAAAACATTCGTACTTCACGATGAATCGGTAAATACTTACGGCATCCGGTTGCTCACCTCCGGGGCCAACCTGGAAGAATTCCGCAAAAACCCAGTAATGCTCCTGAATCATAACGACTGGAGCATGCCGATCGGGCGTTGGGAAAACATCCGGGTTGAAGGCGGCAAGATTCTGGCCGATCCGGTTTTCGACGATCAGGATGTTACCGGTCGCGAGGTGAAGGGGAAAGTGGAGCGCGATTTCATTCGTGCCGCTTCGATCGGCGCCTGGCCACCCGAGGAGGTTAATGACGATCTGACTTTGAAACTTGAAGGGCAGACCGGTCCCACAGTTACCAAATGGACGCTGCGCGAGGCCAGCATTGTTACCATCCCGGCAAACCACAACGCGCTGGTTTTCTACGACCGGCAGACCGGCAAGCCGATTGACCTCACCGATGCCGGGGAGCTGATCCGGCTTTTCGACAATCCCGAATTGAAATTTAATAAAAATAAAATTTTGAAAATGAAAGAATTGACAAAAATTCTGAACCTGGCAGACAACGCAACCGAAAGCGCTGTTGCCGAAGCCGTGCGGCAGGTGATTGCCGACCGCGACCGGCTGAAAGTCGAAAACACCACGCTGAGCGACCGCATTGATGCGGTGAACAAAGCGGAAAAAGAAGCCCGGAAAACGGAAGCCACCGCCCTGGTGGATGCCGCAATCAAGGATGGGCGCTTAGATGCAAAGGCAAAGGAGAGCACCTTGAAGCTTTTCGACGCCGACCACGACAGCGCAAAATCGCTCGTTGAAAATCTGCCAAAAAGACCGAAAGTCACGAAACAGATTGAGCAGTCCGAAGGCGCCGATGCCGTGGAATTGGCCGATTTGCAAAAGAAATCCTGGAGCGAAATTGACAAGGAAAACAAGCTTTCCCTGTTGAAAGAAAAATACCCTGACCTCTACGCGGTCAAGTTTAAGGATCGCTTTGGCGTTGAAGTGAAAAACGATTGA
- a CDS encoding DDE transposase family protein, producing the protein MKQKKEWAQLLFTSENITQKEVAERVGISPQTMVKWVRDGKWEELKVSITITKEEQLRNLYRQLAELNKSIANREEGQRFATPGEADTISKIANSIEKMETDVGLSDIVGTFRNFLHWLRSIDFTAVQQITPLFDAFIKDKIK; encoded by the coding sequence ATGAAACAAAAAAAGGAGTGGGCGCAACTCCTGTTCACCTCTGAAAATATTACGCAGAAAGAAGTCGCCGAGCGTGTCGGTATTTCCCCGCAAACCATGGTGAAGTGGGTGCGCGACGGAAAATGGGAAGAGCTGAAAGTAAGCATCACGATCACCAAAGAAGAGCAGCTGCGGAACCTCTACCGGCAGCTTGCCGAATTGAACAAAAGCATCGCCAACCGGGAGGAGGGTCAGCGATTTGCCACCCCCGGCGAAGCGGACACCATCAGCAAGATTGCCAATTCCATTGAGAAAATGGAGACGGATGTGGGGCTGAGCGACATCGTGGGCACCTTCCGAAATTTCCTGCACTGGCTGCGAAGCATCGACTTCACCGCCGTGCAGCAGATCACGCCGCTGTTTGATGCCTTCATTAAAGACAAGATAAAATGA